From one Silurus meridionalis isolate SWU-2019-XX chromosome 23, ASM1480568v1, whole genome shotgun sequence genomic stretch:
- the LOC124376806 gene encoding E3 SUMO-protein ligase ZBED1-like isoform X2: MIDRFLEQPPAICAALLSTEVRKCEKDVFTMNEAHITCAEEVLKALKPIRNATLVMSEESMPTLSVIAPLYSKLVMGSEESPDDTKSAKDIKAAIAQDLGKRYANERKTLCMASALDPRFKDLPFLSEMEIKETYSRMTDAVVAAIKKQQNEAREVEETDQSKDVEDHLSDYEDGSAYTSLQPIKRPRKSCTLADLLGMVFATSENNMAPKSAHDTAASEIKRFREEKPLPLQENPLSWWKEHEDAYPELSKLAKGFLCIPGTSVTCGKRRGGDIVTAHRSALTSEHIDQLIFLQKNLDIK; encoded by the exons atgatagatagatttttagaACAACCACCAGCCATCTGTGCAGCACTACTTTCAACAGAGGTCAGAAAGTGTGAAAAGGATGTCTTCACAATGAATGAAGCTCACATCACATGTGCTGAGGAAGTGCTCAAGGCACTAAAGCCAATTAGGAATGCCACATTGGTAATGTCAGAAGAGAGCATGCCCACTCTTTCTGTCATTGCACCACTTTATTCAAAGCTTGTTATGGGCTCAGAAGAAAGCCCAGATGATACAAAGTCCGCAAAGGACATCAAGGCTGCTATAGCACAAGATCTGGGAAAGAGATATGCCAATGAGAGGAAGACACTGTGCATGGCATCAGCTCTGGATCCAAGGTTTAAGGATCTACCCTTTCTCTCTGAAATGGAGATCAAAGAGACCTACTCCAGAATGACGGATGCTGTGGTGGCTGCCATAAAGAAGCAACAAAAT GAAGCTAGAGAAGTAGAGGAGACTGACCAGTCAAAGGATGTTGAAGATCACCTATCTGACTATGAAGATGGCTCTGCCTACACCTCCCTGCAACCCATAAAGAGGCCAAGGAAATCATGTACATTGGCTGACTTGCTTGGAATGGTATTTGCCACTTCTGAAAACAACATGGCACCAAAATCTGCACATGATACTGCTGCATCTGAGATTAAGAGGTTTAGAGAAGAAAAACCTTTGCCTCTCCAAGAAAACCCACTCAGTTGGTGGAAAGAACATGAAGATGCGTACCCTGAGCTATCCAAACTAGCAAAGGGTTTCCTGTGCATTCCGGGAACAAGTGTTACCTGCggaaagaggagaggaggagacaTTGTAACTGCACATAGAAGTGCCCTGACATCTGAGCATATTGACCAGCTTATCTTTCTTCAGAAAAACCttgacattaaataa
- the LOC124376839 gene encoding DNA excision repair protein ERCC-6-like, which yields MGLGKTVQVLSFQINHTLLVMPTSLIKKWLNKFKHCTPGFQVKEFHGKNKLERSRNLEQIQRRGGAVITTYQMLINNWQQLASFRGHEFFWDYIILDEAHEIKNSSLKTTMSVSAVPARHRLLLTGTPVQNNLQVMWALFKV from the coding sequence ATGGGTTTGGGCAAGACGGTGCAGGTCCTCAGCTTCCAGATCAATCACACGCTTCTTGTCATGCCCACCTCCTTGATCAAGAAATGGCTAAATAAATTTAAGCACTGTACCCCTGGCTTTCAAGTCAAAGAATTTCATGGCAAAAACAAATTGGAGCGCAGCCGGAACCTGGAACAAATCCAGCGTAGGGGTGGAGCAGTCATTACCACATATCAAATGCTAATTAATAACTGGCAGCAGCTGGCCTCATTCAGAGGACATGAGTTCTTCTGGGATTACATCATCCTAGATGAAGCACACGAGATCAAAAACTCATCACTGAAAACTACGATGAGTGTGAGCGCAGTTCCGGCACGGCACCGCCTCCTGCTCACTGGCACACCGGTTCAGAACAACCTGCAGGTGATGTGGGCGctgtttaaagtttaa
- the LOC124376806 gene encoding E3 SUMO-protein ligase ZBED1-like isoform X1 → MIDRFLEQPPAICAALLSTEVRKCEKDVFTMNEAHITCAEEVLKALKPIRNATLVMSEESMPTLSVIAPLYSKLVMGSEESPDDTKSAKDIKAAIAQDLGKRYANERKTLCMASALDPRFKDLPFLSEMEIKETYSRMTDAVVAAIKKQQNQEAREVEETDQSKDVEDHLSDYEDGSAYTSLQPIKRPRKSCTLADLLGMVFATSENNMAPKSAHDTAASEIKRFREEKPLPLQENPLSWWKEHEDAYPELSKLAKGFLCIPGTSVTCGKRRGGDIVTAHRSALTSEHIDQLIFLQKNLDIK, encoded by the exons atgatagatagatttttagaACAACCACCAGCCATCTGTGCAGCACTACTTTCAACAGAGGTCAGAAAGTGTGAAAAGGATGTCTTCACAATGAATGAAGCTCACATCACATGTGCTGAGGAAGTGCTCAAGGCACTAAAGCCAATTAGGAATGCCACATTGGTAATGTCAGAAGAGAGCATGCCCACTCTTTCTGTCATTGCACCACTTTATTCAAAGCTTGTTATGGGCTCAGAAGAAAGCCCAGATGATACAAAGTCCGCAAAGGACATCAAGGCTGCTATAGCACAAGATCTGGGAAAGAGATATGCCAATGAGAGGAAGACACTGTGCATGGCATCAGCTCTGGATCCAAGGTTTAAGGATCTACCCTTTCTCTCTGAAATGGAGATCAAAGAGACCTACTCCAGAATGACGGATGCTGTGGTGGCTGCCATAAAGAAGCAACAAAAT CAGGAAGCTAGAGAAGTAGAGGAGACTGACCAGTCAAAGGATGTTGAAGATCACCTATCTGACTATGAAGATGGCTCTGCCTACACCTCCCTGCAACCCATAAAGAGGCCAAGGAAATCATGTACATTGGCTGACTTGCTTGGAATGGTATTTGCCACTTCTGAAAACAACATGGCACCAAAATCTGCACATGATACTGCTGCATCTGAGATTAAGAGGTTTAGAGAAGAAAAACCTTTGCCTCTCCAAGAAAACCCACTCAGTTGGTGGAAAGAACATGAAGATGCGTACCCTGAGCTATCCAAACTAGCAAAGGGTTTCCTGTGCATTCCGGGAACAAGTGTTACCTGCggaaagaggagaggaggagacaTTGTAACTGCACATAGAAGTGCCCTGACATCTGAGCATATTGACCAGCTTATCTTTCTTCAGAAAAACCttgacattaaataa